Below is a genomic region from Heptranchias perlo isolate sHepPer1 chromosome 26, sHepPer1.hap1, whole genome shotgun sequence.
ATTGACAGAGGACATAAATAACCAGGGAGCAGACCAAGATCAGCACTACATATTTCAATGCTATAACTGTCTAACTGTTTCCGTAGGATGGGAAGCTGCAGGTTATAAAGTAAGTTGACTTTTTGATCTAGAATTGACTCTACTATTTCAAAAAGGTGGAAATCACTGTACCTGATGCTTcatgttttaggataaaattttCATCATCAAACTTCCTGCCATAGATGGATTTCCCTCCAGTCCCATTGTGATTGGTGAAGTCGCCACCCTGACACATGAATTGTGGGATGACACGATGGAAACTGCTGCCTTTAAAACCAAATCCTTTCTCATGTGTACAGAGACAACGGAAATTCtctggaagattttttttaaatgtccacatTAGAACAAGATTTGTGGAATCTCAATAAACTATATcagttattaaagaaaacactgcaTCATAAGTGGCTCCATAGTGTGACAATAAGAAAGCTTAGTTCACAACCAGATAGTTAAAGATCTTAAATAAAATCTGCAAATAAACAGCAGTTCAATCAGTTTCTCAACTGTGACCTTTCTGATCAAGTCACAACCTTCACACAAAAAGGGGAGAAAGTTTGGAGCAGGATAAGTTTCTGCCCGAGACCAGGAGTGTCCAAGCTTTTCGTCTTCATTGGCCAGTTTGGTGTGCACCATGGTGAGCcgcatataaagtttaaataaaTGTTTTACTATATCTCAAGCTGCGCATACTAACACATCTTGGTGTTTTGATTTAGGATTTTTCCAGGTAACAATGCCTAGAACAGCCCTAAACAAATCTTCAGACCCATGTAATTCAAAGGAGACAAGCCAGCAagtaagaaatataagcacaaataTAATGAACTGACACAAATAGCCCATGAGCTATAGTTTGGACACCTAGGCCTGAGTCATTCCCTGGTATCTTAGATGGAAGATGGAGACAAGTGTAAataaagatggggggagggggggaaagagattagTTATTAACAGGATTTATCTGGTCTTTGCTTTCAATAATTAGAAAGGTCACATCTGTGTACAAAGGTATTCTTTACCTGCAGTCATTGGAACAATATCAGCTCGTAATAAAAAGCGTAATCTGCCAACAGGCTTATTGCCAATTTTGATGTCCATGTAGACTTGAGGATTGGTTCTTGCTTTTTTGGCCGGTGGCTCACCCTAAAGAAAAAAagtgatcattttttttaaaattaatttaaaaaaaaattatgaataaAAGAAAAGATTTTAAAGAGCATTTTGGAGAAAATATGTTCACCCatgtttatataaaaaattaagtaTTCTTAAAGGTGTAAAGATTTTTCTGATCTCACAAGTCACATGAATATCTGATAAATGAACAGCTGGGAGAACAGAAATTGGAAATCAATGATTTTTTAAATACATAATTTTATGTATATAATTAAGTGTACAATTCATTAATGTTTTTGCTTGGGTTTCACAATTTACCAGCTTTATACCCAAATTAATCACTTACCTTAAATATTTTGTGGGTTATATATTATAGAAGAGCATTTTTTAAAAGTAtaattcacaaaccatcacacatcTTCAAGAAACcgtaggctacggaccaaatgctggaatatgggattagagtagacagggctgatggccggcgcggacacgatgggccgaagggcctctatccgtgctgtataactctatgacatcTTTTTACCAATATTTCACTAAGTGTTAGATTATGTGATACACGAAGAATAGCCATTTGAGCAATGTACCAGAGGCTGACTTGCACCCAAAGAACCATACTCCATCAAGTaaccagcatcttcaggagaggaggaggaaaggagcagattaaaattgacagaaaaaggaggaagaaaaatgagaataTAGTTCTGTGGAAAAACAGGTCATTCGCTTAATAGAAACTGTCCTTTATTATTCACTGAAGAGAAACTTTAGTCTCTGGCTTAAGTACAAAACTAGAAAATAGTGTCTAATTTCCCTTATATAAATCCCAGATGATTTTTTTGATGCCTTTTATTTTCTTGATCTATTAGACCTTGATCCATTTAGAAACTCCTTCCTTAATCCTGCAGTCAACCATTTCAGATAAGTGGAAACGTTGAAGTCACAAGGAACAAATGGACTCCACCCCATAACAATAATGCCAATACATGTTTTCTAGCCAGACAGTTAAGGTTTATTTTCCAATCTCACACATCTTATAAAGAAGCAAACACAGAGTAAACAAAAAAATGAAGCCAGAAaatcagtactgtacacattttcTCCTATGATTCCAAGATATCACAACAGATTTATTTTTATCGATAATTAATGGGATGAGATTTATACAAGTAGAAATGTATCTATTCAAAAACTACACTGTAAAATGAAGATGGGATAGGAGGGGAAGGTTTATACACATCTAGCTAATAGGGATTTCCTGTAGCAGTCCGATCCATTAAACAGTTTAATGCCCTAAatagctttattttttttttgtgaattttctACTCATCAAAGTAAATGACATTAGTCTGGGGAATGCAGCAATTTTCATTTCAGGCACACGGTGTCAGCATCAACAATAGTTAGACAGACCAACTTCCCCTATTCTGACCTAACAGTGTGCCCAAGGCTCACCTTCTAAAAAATACTCTAAAATCTGACTAGTATCACATTTCAATTTCCCACACCTCTGAGCAAGACTGTTAAATAAGGGCAGTTTTGTACTGTGGACCTATAACCACCTGGGATTGGTCAAACATTTCACACAGGGCTTTTAAAGCCAATAAAGCAGACATTCATCGCATCAGTCtgggtgagatttgaacccatatCCCAGAGGTGCAGGTCCGTGTCTAACTCACTGCACCACTCAGTTCCCCATGGTTTTTTCCTAATATCACACCACAAATATTAAACTGGGGCATTCAGGAATTGAAACAAGCAATAAAGTGCAGTAGAATTCTGTCCAACCTCAACAAGAAGttgaatttatgtagcacctttaacgtagggaaatgctccatggtgcttcacaggagtgccaTAAGACAAAAATCTCACCTCCTGTGTTTGTGTGTTACCATCATTTCCTCCATGCTCTTCATTTTCATTCTCCTCCAGAGTCTTTCCAGCAAACTTTTTTAACCAGTCATCATCTGACCACACTAGAAAGGAAGAGACATCACTTACATTTCACTCAAAAGAAGCAGAATAACACTAGAatcatctattatatattaaaattgttAGGTTGGTCACaatattccatttcaaaatgcattgaaaactcCTTTGTCAGGCAACGGCAATAGGAAAATTCATTTTAAGTGTCCACATATACCCGCAGTTCCAGTTACGCCTGTCAGTGGTGCTAGAATAAGCTTTTTCAACATCAAAACCAATGCCATCACTCCATTCCTCAAACAACCCACCCTCAACACCTCTGTTGCTGCAAATCACCAGCCCATCTCCACCCTTCCTTTCCTCTGcaaagagtcatagagttatacagcacggatagaggcccttcggcccatcgtgtccgcgccggccatcaagcccagtctaatctaatcccatattccagcatttggtctgtagccttgtatgctatggcatttcaagtgctcatccaaatgcttcttgaatgttgtgagggttcctgcctccacaaccctctcaggcagtgagttccagactccaaccaccctctgggtgaaaaagttctttctcaaatcccctctaaacctcccgccttttaccttgaatctatgcccccttgttatagaaccctcaacgaagggaaaaagctcctgagtatccatcctatctatgcccctcataattttgtacacctcaatcatgtcccccctcagcctcctctgctccaaggaaaacaaacccaatcttcccagtctctcttcatagctgaagcgctccatccctggtaacatcctggtgaatctcctctgcaccctctccaaagcgatcacatccttcctgtagtgcggcgaccagaactgcacacagtactccagctgtggcctaaccagtgttttatacagctccatcataacctccttgctcttatattctatgcctcaagaCTTAGAATGTGTTGTTgcttcccaaatctgtgcccatctcttcAGCAACTccctgttcaaatctctccaatcAGTTTTTGGGCCTTTCGCAACATCAAAACAGGCCGAAGCAAAGTCATGaacaacattctctgtgactgaccatggtgcattattcatcctcgacctctctgcagcttttgacatggtcgaccacagcATCCTCTCCTCCACTGTTCAGCTCAGCAGGACTGGCCTTGCATAGTTCCACTCTCACCTATCCGATCATAGCCacaacatctccagcaatggcttcccttcctgcCCTGCATCATTATCTCCAGAGTCCCCCCCGGTCTATCCTCAGTTCTCATCCTCATCTAAATGCTgcaccttggcaacatcatctgcagacatggggtcagcttccacatgtacattaatgacatccactgtctctgttttcagactgcttgtctgacatccattcttgcatgagccgcaatttcctccagttaaacagaaaaccgaagccatcatcttcagcccccaccaccgattccatcccatccccagccactgtctcctgCTGAACCTGTCTGTTCGCAaaccccttcacccccccccccaccacattgGTCCAATTATCTTCCTACCCTTTAACCCTGCTTGACCCAAATATTGTAGTTGGTATTGACTCCCGTGTCCAATGCCATGGAGACCAAATAGTGATATTACAAAGTTGCAAAAAAAAATGGTGCTTAAGATTGGTAATGTCAGCTGTTATTGCTGGCACCCACTTTAATCACAGAGCAACGGTGAGAATTCTAACAATTTCAAACCACCCTCAAGGAGCATCAGAATAAAACTCAGCAGCATGGTCTAAACTGAAGTAGTgcgagaggggggaaaaaaaaaatcatttttattaGTATATGGGAAGCTGCAAGGATGGATCCTGCAACCTACCTCTATTGCAATCTAGCATTGCACAAATGCTCCGTGCCTTTGTACCATTTTCCTCCTGATGTGGTGGAATCAAATTTCATTCCCTCAATTACTTTACTCATCCACTTTAAGGTATGACATCAGATGTACAGCTGCTACCTCCAATAAATTATTTTGACACCATGTCTCAAGTTTCCTACACTTCTGTCCTTACTGAGCAGAAGTTCTTGCAATTTAGCATTGGACTGATGTTGCCCTCTTGAGTCTTTCTATAACTGGTTGGACACAGCACGAATACAGGTTAAGAGAACAATAATCACACATTGTGCCGACCTAATCCCCTTGTTAAAAGTTAATTGTCTTTTTTATGTTCTGTGGTACTCCATTTCAGAATGGAAGTCCTAAGAATATTgtccaaaatctattaaaattgTCAGCTTTAGTTCCGATCCACTTTTATTTACAATCTGTCCaagtaaacagcaatgagaaaatacctcaaagaattttttttttaaatcacatttgCCTTCTTTTACCCTTCTGACCAAATTTCCTCTGCCCTCTTGAAAGCACTGATTCCTTACTGGGATCCAGCTCCAACAGACGCCaggcaccctccagtaccttgctcaAGTAGTCACTATCCACTAATGCACCTTCACAGTGTTGACAGCTATCCAACTATTGGGGCATCACAGTTTTGCATGATCCTTTCCTCACCTAATCCCCACTCACAGGCACATCAAGTAGGGGGTCATTAGAGAACTGACTTTGCACCGACCGAAGGTCGgaactgggatcttcctgataTAACCGAGCTACTCACTATCTAAGCCTGCATGAGCCAATGGGGCAACTGCTAAGCCTGCCATTTATAAAAGCTGATTTCATTCCTCACCTGCTCTTGAGGATCCCTCTTTAATTCGCATGGGTTTGGCCAGATTTACTCGGATTGTCCTTCCAAAAAGTTCAGATTCATTCTGATAAATGGAATGAAGATAAAGGGCAATTAGGCCTTTATTCTTTATGTCGCGCTCACATTTTATACTGTTGTTCTCTATTTAGCACAGGCATGTTTTACATTCTAGGTTATCCTCTTTATTTGGTATTTAGAAAAGTTTGATTGTGTTTTCAAGAATTCGACTTTATTAACAGTTATCATAAAAAGATGCCAGTCTCTTTATAAAAAAAAGCTTCAAAGATGCCAGTTTGCCAACATTTTCCAGACTGTTTGCCACTTACCATGTTATCAATAGCAGCTGCAGCATCCTAAAAGAAAAGTTAAAAATTGTTAATTATCAATAAGCAGCACAATAAACTTATTTCCATTATCAACTGAGAACCCTCAATGGATCTGAGGAACAAATGTGAAAATCACACTGGTGATATAATAGGTGAATGGGATGCtgccattaaaaataaaattaataaataCCAGTTGAGCTACTTGGCACTATTCACagataaaattttaaaatatctctctcttcctgttgtgtgagagagtgagagtgtgaaagAGTGCGTGGGTGCTACAGACAGatagatggggaggagggggaaggagcaCATAGCACAGCCAAGTTCTCATTCAAAATCCACACTTCCCAACTGTTGTAATTGGTACCAGTGACAAGCAGGGGCCCTGACTAACCATATTCCTCCTCAGAACATGGAACCAGAAACCAATTGTTATCTCATTGTTATTCAGGCTTCCCTGAAACTTCCTGTAAATATTCTCAGAGTATTCAACACAACCATAGAAAAAAAAGACAAGGGCCACACCATGATGTGTTGGCCTTTCAGTACACTTTACACAAACAGTAAATAAAGAATAAAACAGATCAATTTGTTCTATCACTTGgtcaaaaatataaaatatttggCAGCTAACACTCATATCTTTCAACCATGGAATATTTATAAATAATGTTTTCATGTGGTCACCTGGAAATACTAACTGTATTTATAAATTGTATTTCATTACATTTCCATTGTGAAAGAAAGGCTGAAAAATGTTTTTGAAGCCATGAGAGATAAAAGCAAGCATCTCACCTCAGCGTTTTCAAATTCAATGAATGCAAATCCTCTGTGTTTTTCTGTGCAAGGATAAAATAAAGAAATTTGATTTTTACTCATTTCGTAATCTTTATTACTGAGTTACCAACATAAAAACATCAAGTTTCAATAGTTGTTACACAAGAGTAGCTGTCACTGTATCTGGAAAATCATGCTGAAGGCTTGTTACCAATTCTTaataaattttaaatttcaatcttttcttttaaaaaaaacttagggGCGTAACTTTTCAACATCAGAATTTTGGAAAACAAGAGTGCCAGCATTGGGATGTTATTTAAATTTCTGCGTAAAAGGTCACAAAGATTTCTGTATCACAAAGAACTTGGTACTTACTCCAATTTCGCATTTACTCTGAATCTGGCGCTATTACAAACAATTAAATGAATTTTATCAGTACTTACCTGTTTCATAATCCAGTGGAATTTGAATGTCCATAATATCTCCAAATGGAATAAAAGCTGCATGAAGCACCTTTTCATCTACCTCTTCAGCAAGGCCACCTACAGATAGCAACACAAAATGCACATCCATTTAGACAATGTAACAGAAAAGGTTTCCAAGTAATAGAAAGCCTACCCACACCAATCAGCAAGACTGCTGACAAGCATATTAGACAGTAGGAGAACAAGAGAAGGCAGCATTCAACTAATGACTTAAATATAATCTCACAAAATTACAAAAAAGATCAATTAAGTATTATGTTAATTACAGAACTTAACAAGGCACTGTCTCGAACAAAATCTCctccctcctgtcctcactcagacTTTGCATTGAGAAATTTTCATTCTCGGCAACTTCAATCTCCACCTGAACTCACCTTGCCCTGTCTCTTCTGATTTCCCTAACCTCTCTCAATTGCCCTTTTCACATAAATTCTCTTTTTAAAGTTCAGGTTTTCCCCCAATATTTTAGACTTACTTTCATAGCAAAAAGTGGTTTCTATGAGCAGGCCAAGTCTCTGATAAAGTGAAATTTGCACCATTATACATGCAGTATATGAAACATGGTGCCCAGGATTAACAAAATTGTCCCTAACTACAGCATATGGCACCCAGAAGATTGAGATGCCCATAATTTCTTCTGTGCATCCTGAAAAGTGGAAAATATAGTAACAGGCCAATGTGCATATACTAAAACCCTGCACCAGCTCAAATAATAGTCACAAAATATCCATTGCTGCTGAAGGGAGTGATTGCCTGACACTTTGTTACATATTAATATAACATATCAAGAGTGTCTCATGGTGGTACCTTCAATAAATTTGATTGACTGAATGTTGGACAATCAGAACTGAAAAtgctacattttaaaaataatgtgaTTAAATGGTAACTTTTCATTATTTGTtactttcaaagaaaaaatatttttggtcACATTGGAACAGGCTAAGAATTGAGTAATTTACTTAACTTCTAAACAATAAGTTTCCTATTATATTCCCCTCCTCTAGAAGTGATGCATCTTGCAAAACCAAACCACTGATCAGAATGCAATACAATCAGCAAAGGTGCATGGAATGTAGCAAGCTGTGAATAAACGGAAAGCTCTAATCTAGCACTTCTTTTAGACAAGACACATCTACTGCGTCTATCAAGGAGCTTGCAAACTGTTTAAGAACAGGGATCCATTACGTTCATATGGCTTCTCTTTGACCTATAAATATAAATCAGTATTTTATTACAGCAACTTTTTATAGGTCAATGTTAATATTAGTTTGCAGCACTATGAGGGCTTTGAATAGATTCCCTGCAATCCATGTGATATTATAATAGATCCTCTGTCATTTATGTCTCAAAAAAAATGATCCAATGCTGTCAGGGAAAAAGGTCTATAAGATTGCTGTTACAGTATAAACCGAAAGACTTAGTTACTTACACAGCCATAAATACTATAAATATTTACTGTACAGGCATCCATGTAAAGACAGGAAACATTGCCCAACTTCTTGAACCAGCAAAGTATGCCAACCTTTGGGGTAGGTGTAAGATCAAATTTACTAGTTTACAGcagttttaaataaaaataaagctATGTACTATTTAAACACACACGGTAACCTCATTAGCCAGATGTATTGTTGCATTACCACCAGCAGTTTTTGCTCATCCCAAAGACATTAAAAAACCTTCTTCACATTTATTATTCCACCTCTTATTTTTAGATTTTTCTCCCCTCTGCACCATTCCCTAACTTCAAGGCTGGCCTGCTTGATGAATGGCTATTCGGAGAAACAGCCTCCCAATTTTTCATCCCTTAGGGGAAATGTCTCATCTTCACATGATGTCATTTCCCACATGGCCTATCTGAAATCAAATACTCAATTTTAGGCACAAACCTGCAATCCACCATTCCACGGTGATAACAAGCTTCCCAGCTGAGCTATTTGAACCCATCACCGTTTAAATATGCTTTTTAACATTTAAGATTCTCATTTTTTTCACAAGTATATTTTTATAGATATTTACTGTAAGAAAAAGTAAGGAATCCATCCActaatccagcaagtcccacctGTTGTCACAATGTCTAAGTCAGCTGGAGTTACCAGATCTGACAGCAAGCCTTTCAAGTCAGTATATGACACTGCCAGAATTGGTAGCTGCAATCCGACCAGTAAAAATGCCACCCTCTAATACGATGACAGGAGTGCTTCTCAGGTTAGAAATATTTTTATCTGGAAGATTGTTGGTTACAATATTGGTTACTCTAACGATGCCAAATTATGTATGATTATTCACTCAACCTTCTGGCTCAATTCTAATGTTTCATGtctggataaatattttaaaaggcaCTAAAGCTCATGTTTTGTACAATtctacacaatttttttaatgaaggcactcagtatcagattgaaaaatAAATGCGGTTTCAaaatggtcaatatttatctagAACTGATTGCAATATTAAAACAAACTGTAAAATTCATATACAGGCAGGGGATTCCTCGGAAACGTGCTCATTTTAACTGGTTTAGCACAACCCAATGGACGTGGAAATGAATATCGTGAACTGCAGCCTGTTACCGAGCTGCGTGATTATCCGATTCCCTTAAGATTTTTGGCCGTGCGCTTTTCAGACTGGAAACCCTATAAATCGACTCACAGAATATATACTCATATTTTCAGGGTGTGGGAGGACGCTAAAGAGGGAAAAGAGCTGGTCGTTACCCTTCTTCACTCACCCACGTACAGCACACGCTTGGTCGACGCCATCTTGTCTTGAACCTTCCCCCATCAACTCCAACCTTTGGCCCAGAGCTGAAGTTCAGACACATCAGCAACTTGCTCGGTGGTTGATTTCCTTTTTATAAAAAGTTCCCTTCTTTACTTTATACGAACTAAAAAAAAGGCATTACTTAAAAACAAAAATACTCACATTTTTCTTTAAAGTAAATTAGGTACTTCCTTGAAAAAGAGTTAACACTGGAGCAAgcaagagtgggattagactaggtggttcatgtggagcaaaacaccagcatagacttgGCAGACCAAATATCTGTAGCATTCTATAATCCTCTCTCTATTGGGAAAGTACCGTTGACTCAAATTTATTCAGACCTGTCAAGGCTCACTCACTCTGTGAGcctcaaaaatgttttttaaatgtgatCTGGCTTCCCTGATGCTGGCTCAGAAAGTTTCTCACAAGATCAGTATAGATAAGGGATGTCATTTGGTCCACCGAATCTCATCCatatgaaagattttttttattttgccaGCATATCTTCCAACTGTATCTTTACAAAATTGCTTCCATAATCTTAACTGGAAGGCCATCCCAGTTTGATGACTCTTTGCACGTTCTCCTTGATCATACCAAAATTGTCTTTTCACAGTTTAAGCCTATGCTCCCCCAGCTCTTAAGTATCTTGGCTTACCTTGAAGTGGTGCACCGGATTAACTATAAATCATTTAATATCTTCTACTATAAGGTTTCCTTTCAGTCACATCCTTTCATGACTAAGGAACCCCAG
It encodes:
- the ppie gene encoding peptidyl-prolyl cis-trans isomerase E isoform X1 encodes the protein MASTKRVLYVGGLAEEVDEKVLHAAFIPFGDIMDIQIPLDYETEKHRGFAFIEFENAEDAAAAIDNMNESELFGRTIRVNLAKPMRIKEGSSRAVWSDDDWLKKFAGKTLEENENEEHGGNDGNTQTQEGEPPAKKARTNPQVYMDIKIGNKPVGRLRFLLRADIVPMTAENFRCLCTHEKGFGFKGSSFHRVIPQFMCQGGDFTNHNGTGGKSIYGRKFDDENFILKHEASGLLSMANSGTNTNGSQFFITLEKTDWLDGKHVVFGEVVEGMDVVKQMEAQGSKDGKPKQKVIISDCGEYV
- the ppie gene encoding peptidyl-prolyl cis-trans isomerase E isoform X2: MDIQIPLDYETEKHRGFAFIEFENAEDAAAAIDNMNESELFGRTIRVNLAKPMRIKEGSSRAVWSDDDWLKKFAGKTLEENENEEHGGNDGNTQTQEGEPPAKKARTNPQVYMDIKIGNKPVGRLRFLLRADIVPMTAENFRCLCTHEKGFGFKGSSFHRVIPQFMCQGGDFTNHNGTGGKSIYGRKFDDENFILKHEASGLLSMANSGTNTNGSQFFITLEKTDWLDGKHVVFGEVVEGMDVVKQMEAQGSKDGKPKQKVIISDCGEYV